GCTGTTGTTTCCTGGATTGCCCTGATCGTCGCCGGCTTGCTTGAAGTGGGCTGGGCGGTGGCACTTAAATCATCTGCCGGTTTCAGCCGCTTGTGGCCTTCGCTGGCTTTTGTGGTTTTGTTGCTGGGCAGTATGGGTTTGCTGGCGTATGCCGTGCGCACGCTGCCGCTGGGTACGGCCTACGCTTTGTGGACCGGGATCGGCGTGCTGGGGTCGGTGCTGTTCGGTGTGCTGTTC
The Silvimonas iriomotensis genome window above contains:
- a CDS encoding DMT family transporter — encoded protein: MSSAVVSWIALIVAGLLEVGWAVALKSSAGFSRLWPSLAFVVLLLGSMGLLAYAVRTLPLGTAYALWTGIGVLGSVLFGVLFWGEPLSLLRAISVILLLAGMVGLKLTA